In uncultured Desulfuromonas sp., the genomic stretch TACGACCTTCTTGGGTCGCCCAGAGCGCTTCTGGGTTCCTCTTCTCTCGCTTTTTTGTGGTCTGCGTCTTGAAGAGGCCTGTCAACTGCTGGTGACCGATGTTTATCAGGATGAGGGCGTCTGGTGTGTTAAATGTGACTGGTTCGATGGTAATGGCGCGGAAGTTAAAAGTCTGAAGACGCCTTCGAGTAAACGGGTGCTGCCCATACCTAACACGCTCATAGAGTTGGGGTTTATCGATTTCTGGGACCAAACGAAACAGGAAGGACAGCAGCGGTTGTTCTATCGGTTAACAAAAGGGACTGCTGATGAAAAGTATCAGGCGAATATTCGGGACTGGTATAACGGTCAGAAGGGGAAGCACGAAGGCTTCGAGAATCGTTATATTGACGACAGTCCCCGAAAGTCTTTCCATAGTTTGCGGCATACCTATGGAACCGCAATAGGCCATATGGATATTACCGACAGGCTCCACGCTGAATTGATGGGACACGCAAAGGCGACAATCTCTGGCAATCGATATATGAAACCCCACCCGATAAACATGAAGCTTGAAATTCTGAATCAGATTGACTACGGCGTAGATTTTAAGGGCGAACTTGGTCATTGGAATGACTGGCATTAAATGCAGGGGAGCAGAAACTGGCAAGACGTGCTTAGGGCAGCTAAAGGATTCAGAATGACTCTAGACTACACCTCATGATTTTAGGCTGTTGGTGTTTTTGATTCTTGCCAAGATTCCTTTTGTACGCAATAGCGCGTGACAGATGTAGTGAAAGGAGTTAAATTAATCGTCTTTACTCTTGGCGTTTTTTTAAGGACATGTCTATGCAGGTCTTTGGAATGCCACTTTCACAGAATACACAGCTCTCTCTATCACTTCAGCAAGTTGTTCTCGAAAGCGCTGTTGAAATCAAGGATGTTCATTGATGATCTTTGGCAAGCTCCCTGATGAGATCTTCCGGCCGCTGGCCGGCAAGAACCGGTTTGTTTTTGAAAAGGTTCTCAAACAGCTCCATGCAGTTTTTGGCGACGATGAAAATCCTGAATCAGATGCCCTAAGTCGTCAGGTCATTCTTGAAGAGATTAAGCATGTTCTTCTTATGGAAGATCAAGGTGTCAGTCTTGATGATGAGGACGAGGGCGTCACTTACGACAGTCCAGGGCAGGCTGCTGAGTATATTTACGGAAGACTTTTAAGTTGTGGTTGGATAGAGAAGGAAGAGGTTGGCTATAATATCGCCATTATTCCGAACCCGAATGCCAGTATATTGCTTGATGCATTGATTGGTATTGAACACCTCGAAAAGGCGAGCTACGGCCTTACAGTATTGTCCATTTATAACCACCTTGATACCGTTTGCAAAGACCCTAAAGAGCGAGGACTTCTTTTCACCGAAGCTGTTTCACGTACCAGGGAGTTCACGACCCATCTACGCAACATCACTTACAGTCTGAAGGAAGTTCAGGAAAAGTTGGCTGCCACACGAGAACCACGAGAATTGTTGAAAAACTTTTTCGATGATTTCGTGGAAAACATTTTGATCGCCGACTATAAAACTCTGAATTCAGCGGACAATCCATTCCGGTTTCGTAGCCGGATTTTGGACACCTTACGTGCTATAGAATACTCGAAGGATATTTATCCTGAACTGGTAACGCAATACCAGACACAGCAAAATATTGATCACGCTGAAGCCTCCTTTCGTTTCCGGCGCGACTTGCGCTATATCAGGAAGGTCTTTGAGAGTGTTGACCGTAGACTTGCCAAGATCGACACCTTCCGCTTTCGACTGGAAAAACGCGTTGGGGAGACCGTCAAAATTCTTGGCCGTAGCATGCCGGGTATCTCAAACCGCATTTTAGATCTCATGCAACAGATTTCCGTTCTTAGCGATAATGATCTGAATGACGCACCCTGCTTGGCCCCGGCTAAACTTTTGCAAATTTCTGGTATCAGCCGATTCAGTACCAAGACCCCCAGGGGACGTAAAGAGCAGCCGGCACCGCAAGTTCTTAAACCAAAAATTCAGAATCCGGAAGCTGCTGCTCGGCGAAAAGCCATCCGTGAGTACATGAAGAAGAGAAAGTTCAATCCGCAGAAGGTTTCAGACTATCTTTCCCAGCAAATTAAGGAACAAACCGCCATTGAGGGTAAGGATCTTACTGTTAGCACTGTTGATGAGCTGCTTTGTTTTCTGCAGATCTCACAATATTCAAGATATAGCCGGAAAAATCCTGCAGCAAAGCCAACGTTTTTGGTGCGAAAAAAAGGTACGACCCTGATGACTGACTGGGGCAGCTGTCCGGATTTTATCATCGAAAGGAACTCCAATGCTCACTGATCTCAAAAAAAATGCTGATCGAAATGACATTGACCCAGAAGAGCTGCGGACAACGGCTAGCCAACTGCTGGCGCGACAATTTATTTACTTTTCCAACCAGCGTGATCGCAGGGCTTACCGTTTGGTTATGGGCAACAAGGGCTACTTCCAGAACCTGCTTGATGCAATTGATTTCGACCTAATTATTGAAGAAGATTTAGGGATGGCTGGAGCGTTGCCGAGAAAGCGCCAAAATTCATTCGCCTTAAAAAAGGAAGAAACGCTCTTCCTGTTGACTCTTCGGTTGATTTACGAAGAGGCACTGAGCTCCTACAACGTTAGCGACGGATGTGCAAAAACAAACTCGGAACAACTCTTGGCTAGATACTCCCTCGCAACCAACATCTCCGAGCGTCCCAACCTTGGTGACTTGAGGACGACTCTTGTCAAATTTAAAAATTATGGCTTGATTGGTGGCTGGCATGAAGAAAACAGGGTGATTGATTTCCATATCTGGCCTAGCATTCGCAATGTTGTCAACAACGAGTGGCTTGATACTCTGAACCTCTTTGTCCAATCAGATGATCTAAACGATGTCGGACCCGATGATGAGATCATTGAGGACGCCGAGGAAAACGACGAAGAGACCTCCGAGGAGGGTGCCCTTTGAAAAAGCTTACCAAGATCATTATGGTCCAGTGGTACCTTTTTGATGCTGAAGAACTTCGAATTAACGGCGCAACAGCCATAGTCGGTGCTAATGCTGCGGGTAAATCATCAATCCTTGACGGGGTTCAGACCGTTTTGGCTGGCGGCAATAAAAATAAAATCGGTCTAAATAAAGGTAGTAATGCGAATGGCAAGCGGGAGATTCGCGAGTATTGCCTGGGGATCATCAACGACCCAAGATCACACCAACGCACTCAGGAACGCAGTACCTCCAACACTTATCTTGCGCT encodes the following:
- a CDS encoding DUF4194 domain-containing protein, yielding MLTDLKKNADRNDIDPEELRTTASQLLARQFIYFSNQRDRRAYRLVMGNKGYFQNLLDAIDFDLIIEEDLGMAGALPRKRQNSFALKKEETLFLLTLRLIYEEALSSYNVSDGCAKTNSEQLLARYSLATNISERPNLGDLRTTLVKFKNYGLIGGWHEENRVIDFHIWPSIRNVVNNEWLDTLNLFVQSDDLNDVGPDDEIIEDAEENDEETSEEGAL
- a CDS encoding Wadjet anti-phage system protein JetA family protein is translated as MIFGKLPDEIFRPLAGKNRFVFEKVLKQLHAVFGDDENPESDALSRQVILEEIKHVLLMEDQGVSLDDEDEGVTYDSPGQAAEYIYGRLLSCGWIEKEEVGYNIAIIPNPNASILLDALIGIEHLEKASYGLTVLSIYNHLDTVCKDPKERGLLFTEAVSRTREFTTHLRNITYSLKEVQEKLAATREPRELLKNFFDDFVENILIADYKTLNSADNPFRFRSRILDTLRAIEYSKDIYPELVTQYQTQQNIDHAEASFRFRRDLRYIRKVFESVDRRLAKIDTFRFRLEKRVGETVKILGRSMPGISNRILDLMQQISVLSDNDLNDAPCLAPAKLLQISGISRFSTKTPRGRKEQPAPQVLKPKIQNPEAAARRKAIREYMKKRKFNPQKVSDYLSQQIKEQTAIEGKDLTVSTVDELLCFLQISQYSRYSRKNPAAKPTFLVRKKGTTLMTDWGSCPDFIIERNSNAH